One Nitrospina watsonii DNA segment encodes these proteins:
- a CDS encoding DJ-1/PfpI family protein has product MGRLEGKKKNILMIIPKDYYDEQQLEITREIFQKEGAHVRIASGKFKEAVGDKGGRVMPDVLLVDSIEGIVGDSYVTDGKGTRQIIGVYHGTVVIGGKGARKYLWKDDLLRILLIDRYKNHMVVAALGNAVPCLAEAQLIDNMEVAAAEDKYTKPELDRVGAMIAEEKVTVNDRIITAACAEAAEEFAYAVIEQVEKTNLK; this is encoded by the coding sequence ATGGGACGGTTGGAAGGCAAGAAGAAAAACATCCTGATGATCATACCCAAGGATTACTACGACGAACAACAGCTGGAAATTACGCGTGAGATCTTCCAGAAGGAAGGCGCCCACGTCCGCATCGCTTCGGGCAAATTCAAGGAAGCGGTGGGCGATAAGGGAGGCCGGGTGATGCCCGACGTGCTGCTCGTGGATTCCATCGAAGGCATCGTCGGCGACAGCTACGTCACCGACGGCAAAGGCACGCGCCAGATCATAGGCGTTTACCACGGGACCGTCGTGATCGGCGGTAAAGGCGCGCGCAAGTACCTGTGGAAAGACGACCTCCTGCGCATCCTGCTGATCGACCGCTACAAGAACCATATGGTGGTCGCGGCCCTGGGCAATGCGGTGCCCTGCCTCGCCGAAGCGCAATTGATCGATAATATGGAAGTGGCGGCGGCGGAAGACAAATACACCAAGCCGGAACTGGACCGGGTGGGCGCCATGATCGCCGAAGAAAAGGTAACGGTGAACGACCGCATCATCACCGCCGCCTGCGCCGAAGCGGCCGAAGAGTTTGCGTACGCGGTCATCGAACAGGTGGAAAAAACCAATCTGAAATGA
- a CDS encoding STAS-like domain-containing protein, giving the protein MEDELTINLYEYIGEDMLVGRTSMDGGNSAETLRQYILDNWDKYEKISLSFESVVKITRTFHDEAFAKLLETRTLEEFNQKVFFPDAKEAIVKEINQAFKLRLKIIASQKERESEEGLGL; this is encoded by the coding sequence ATGGAAGACGAATTGACCATCAATTTGTATGAGTACATCGGGGAAGACATGCTGGTCGGGCGCACGTCGATGGACGGCGGCAATTCCGCGGAGACCCTGCGTCAGTATATTCTCGATAATTGGGACAAGTACGAGAAGATTTCCCTTTCCTTCGAGTCTGTGGTCAAGATCACCCGCACGTTTCACGATGAAGCCTTTGCCAAGCTTCTGGAGACCCGCACGCTCGAAGAGTTCAACCAGAAGGTTTTTTTCCCGGATGCGAAGGAAGCGATTGTGAAGGAGATAAACCAGGCCTTCAAGTTGCGTTTGAAAATCATTGCATCGCAGAAGGAGCGGGAAAGCGAGGAGGGGCTGGGACTGTAA
- a CDS encoding peptidylprolyl isomerase yields MGNITAVLETVHGTIELEFFEDKAPGHVKNFKDLAEKAFYDGTTFHRVIPGFMIQGGDPNSRDEDRSKHGTGGPGYNIDAEFNDVSHKRGTVSMARAQDPNSAGSQFFIVVNDSTFLDRQYTAFGQVTSGMDVADKIVGEPRDGNDNPHNRMEIKSVTIKEN; encoded by the coding sequence ATGGGAAACATCACCGCAGTGCTTGAAACGGTTCATGGAACGATTGAGTTGGAATTTTTTGAAGACAAGGCTCCGGGTCACGTGAAGAATTTCAAAGACCTCGCCGAGAAAGCGTTTTACGACGGCACCACCTTCCACCGGGTGATCCCCGGTTTCATGATTCAGGGTGGTGACCCGAATTCACGCGATGAGGACCGGTCGAAGCATGGCACGGGAGGACCCGGCTACAACATCGATGCGGAGTTCAACGACGTCAGCCACAAGCGCGGCACCGTGTCCATGGCGCGGGCGCAGGACCCGAACAGTGCCGGGTCGCAGTTTTTCATCGTGGTCAACGATTCCACTTTTCTGGATCGGCAGTACACGGCGTTCGGCCAGGTCACGTCCGGCATGGATGTGGCGGACAAGATCGTCGGCGAGCCGAGAGACGGCAACGACAACCCGCACAACCGGATGGAAATCAAATCCGTCACCATCAAGGAAAACTGA
- a CDS encoding peptidylprolyl isomerase — MHNFITSVFITVFITCAWGVTAWAGETAVIQTKFGDMKIEFFEDKAPGHVKNFKDLAKKGFYDGTLFHRVIPGFMIQGGDPNTINKPRTMHGMGDPGYTIDAEFNDIPHDRGILSMARSQDPNSAGSQFFIVVKDAHFLDGNYTVFGKVAEGMDVADKIVSQRRDHNDNPFDPIAMKVLINETEGAPSK; from the coding sequence ATGCATAACTTTATAACAAGTGTCTTTATAACTGTTTTCATAACGTGTGCATGGGGCGTCACGGCATGGGCCGGGGAAACCGCCGTCATTCAAACCAAGTTCGGTGACATGAAAATCGAATTTTTTGAAGACAAGGCCCCCGGTCATGTGAAGAACTTCAAGGATCTGGCTAAAAAGGGATTTTACGATGGCACCCTGTTTCACCGGGTGATCCCCGGTTTCATGATTCAGGGCGGCGATCCCAACACCATCAACAAGCCCCGTACCATGCACGGCATGGGCGACCCCGGTTACACCATCGATGCGGAGTTCAACGACATCCCGCACGACCGGGGCATTCTGTCCATGGCGCGCTCTCAGGACCCCAACAGCGCCGGGTCGCAGTTTTTCATTGTGGTCAAGGACGCGCATTTTCTGGATGGCAACTACACGGTGTTCGGCAAAGTGGCCGAAGGCATGGACGTGGCGGACAAAATCGTCAGCCAGCGCCGCGACCACAACGACAACCCGTTTGATCCCATCGCCATGAAAGTACTTATAAATGAAACGGAAGGCGCGCCTTCCAAATAA
- a CDS encoding transglutaminase TgpA family protein has product MRVRTCFITSNYLLALLSVSCLIFGEVIRLAVGILVVTALSAFWMLEWNKRIPLPPPRFFSLWKIAAIALPVLYIAIKPEMLNLIVGFLLFMLLTRFLFKTELNDYLYGYLISIVCLLIGAIFTQDIVFAFLFLAFYLLLCWALMFYHMMVEKVGSRSAPDAFRSVGEADTARGALFGLSAFMIVVSLAMTVTIFLSFPRFGLGFLELATASAPVTGFSDKVRLGEVGKIKENQNVVMRIEFTRDGKPYRPSSKVLWRGVALDHYDGETWSSTMSMVWRSRHRPGTNTALFHVPNPQNVVEQEIYMESFDSPVIFTYGVPMKIDGTFERIQMNNGQVFKTTDNHMGPRRFSMISDLGKEYQSFRLPVQPDLSFMQGFPNPHLQRPPVSQDLQKLAARLVQDTDPVPLKASKIENHLLQFKYSMDMKRETGLSAIDEFLFVRKAGHCEYFASAMVLLLRLNGVSARVVNGFMGTEWNEMGNYMIVRQAHAHSWVEAYIPGKGWKTYDPTPPDPGGAVTRLNALSRTYDMMRLYWQRYIVKYSARDQVRIVEFFNRGAHDLTGHFKKIKSLTADDVLQFFKNRPAIWVGLCVLAGLLLWLQRHGWQGWSWASRPSYPVRLYQKMLRKLEKQGIHKPHSSTHLEFLDKLKGLAPEKWESVRDITGFYEAHRFGGAPENEAEISRMEKLVRQL; this is encoded by the coding sequence ATGCGTGTGCGCACCTGTTTCATCACCTCCAATTATTTGCTGGCCCTGTTGTCGGTTTCCTGCCTGATTTTCGGGGAAGTCATCCGGCTTGCGGTCGGCATTCTGGTGGTCACGGCATTGAGTGCCTTTTGGATGCTGGAATGGAACAAACGCATTCCGCTGCCTCCCCCTCGTTTCTTTTCCCTGTGGAAAATCGCGGCGATCGCCCTGCCGGTCCTTTACATTGCGATCAAACCGGAAATGCTGAACCTCATTGTCGGTTTTCTGCTCTTCATGCTGTTGACGCGTTTCCTTTTCAAAACGGAATTGAACGATTACCTCTACGGCTACCTGATTTCGATCGTGTGTCTGTTGATCGGCGCCATCTTCACACAGGACATCGTGTTCGCATTCCTGTTTCTGGCGTTTTACCTGTTGCTGTGCTGGGCGCTGATGTTCTACCACATGATGGTGGAAAAAGTGGGCAGCCGTTCCGCACCGGACGCGTTTCGGAGTGTGGGCGAGGCGGACACCGCACGCGGCGCCCTGTTCGGGTTGTCCGCTTTCATGATCGTGGTCAGCCTGGCCATGACGGTCACCATCTTTCTGAGTTTTCCGCGCTTCGGCCTGGGGTTCCTGGAATTGGCGACAGCCAGCGCCCCGGTCACCGGGTTTTCCGACAAGGTACGGCTGGGCGAGGTGGGGAAGATCAAGGAAAACCAGAACGTGGTCATGCGTATCGAGTTCACCCGCGACGGCAAGCCGTACCGGCCTTCCTCGAAAGTGCTCTGGCGTGGCGTGGCGCTGGACCATTACGACGGCGAGACCTGGAGTTCCACCATGTCCATGGTGTGGCGGTCGCGTCACCGGCCCGGCACCAACACCGCCCTCTTCCACGTGCCCAATCCACAAAACGTGGTCGAGCAGGAAATTTATATGGAATCGTTCGACTCGCCGGTCATCTTCACCTACGGCGTGCCCATGAAAATCGACGGCACATTCGAACGCATTCAGATGAACAACGGCCAGGTGTTCAAGACCACCGACAACCACATGGGGCCGCGCCGCTTTTCGATGATTTCAGACCTCGGCAAGGAATACCAGTCGTTCCGCCTGCCCGTGCAGCCAGATCTGAGCTTCATGCAGGGCTTTCCCAATCCACACCTGCAACGCCCGCCCGTCAGCCAGGATCTGCAGAAACTGGCGGCGCGGCTGGTCCAGGACACGGACCCGGTCCCGCTCAAAGCGTCTAAAATCGAAAACCACTTGCTGCAATTCAAGTATTCCATGGATATGAAACGGGAGACCGGGCTTTCGGCAATCGACGAGTTCCTGTTCGTGCGCAAGGCCGGGCACTGCGAGTACTTCGCCTCGGCGATGGTGCTGCTGCTGCGTCTGAACGGCGTGTCCGCACGCGTGGTCAACGGCTTCATGGGAACGGAATGGAACGAGATGGGCAACTACATGATCGTGCGCCAGGCGCACGCCCATTCCTGGGTGGAGGCGTACATCCCCGGAAAAGGCTGGAAAACCTATGACCCGACGCCACCGGACCCCGGAGGGGCCGTCACGCGCCTCAATGCCCTGTCGCGGACTTACGACATGATGCGCCTCTACTGGCAACGCTACATCGTCAAATACTCCGCCCGCGACCAGGTGCGCATCGTCGAATTTTTCAACCGCGGCGCACACGACCTGACCGGACATTTCAAAAAAATCAAATCGCTGACGGCGGACGACGTCCTGCAATTCTTCAAGAACCGCCCGGCCATCTGGGTCGGCCTGTGTGTGCTGGCGGGCCTCTTGCTGTGGTTGCAACGCCATGGCTGGCAGGGATGGAGCTGGGCGTCCCGGCCGTCCTACCCGGTGCGCCTTTATCAGAAAATGCTGCGCAAGCTGGAAAAACAGGGCATCCACAAACCCCATTCTTCGACCCACCTGGAATTTTTAGACAAACTGAAAGGCCTCGCCCCGGAAAAATGGGAATCGGTGCGGGACATCACAGGATTTTACGAGGCGCACCGTTTTGGCGGGGCTCCCGAAAACGAAGCCGAAATATCACGAATGGAAAAACTGGTCCGGCAATTGTAA
- a CDS encoding outer membrane protein: MQPFLVLLIMITVLFAPDSSAAANKKYFSLMAGPSFRTDADSSFSGSRVAGNPGGEQDVDIGAVGGVAAGMYLPDHLRVEAELALRNNEVGEPLPGFQDWNVGAVTLMVNGYYDIPLHHAIQPFVGAGMGLGLATSSLEDNFGFSDTDTETVFTYQLMGGAQYRHNDRLTFFTAYRYFATTDPDFQFGGVRAATQINSHDWIFGVRFDFE, encoded by the coding sequence ATGCAACCGTTTCTTGTTCTGCTCATCATGATCACCGTGCTGTTCGCCCCCGACTCATCCGCTGCGGCGAACAAAAAATATTTCAGCCTGATGGCCGGTCCCTCGTTCCGCACCGATGCCGATTCTTCCTTCAGCGGGTCGCGTGTGGCGGGGAATCCGGGCGGCGAGCAGGATGTGGACATCGGCGCTGTGGGCGGCGTGGCGGCGGGCATGTATTTGCCGGACCATTTACGCGTCGAGGCCGAACTCGCCCTGCGCAACAACGAAGTCGGCGAACCCCTGCCCGGTTTTCAGGACTGGAACGTGGGAGCGGTCACGTTGATGGTCAATGGCTACTACGACATCCCGCTCCATCACGCCATCCAGCCGTTTGTCGGAGCCGGCATGGGACTGGGACTCGCCACTTCGTCGCTGGAAGATAATTTTGGATTCTCCGACACCGACACCGAAACCGTCTTCACCTATCAACTCATGGGCGGCGCGCAGTACCGACACAATGACCGGCTCACCTTCTTCACGGCATACCGGTATTTCGCCACCACCGATCCCGACTTCCAGTTTGGAGGCGTGAGAGCGGCAACGCAGATCAACAGTCACGACTGGATTTTCGGCGTGCGCTTCGATTTCGAGTAA
- a CDS encoding outer membrane protein, producing the protein MKRLVGWMAGLVLGFGVATAWAGSPYASAKFGGTGKFDNTLGGATLQFNTGISFLTAVGYEFEKPYRLEIEMGYNHNTYDGLNSAATVSSSGSFGAFTTMVNAYYDIPLKIQDLELPVTPYVGAGVGLAVVRVETNDPNFVGPNPDSDTDLVPGWQAMLGFQKDVGPRWTITGEFRLQYLQDPNLTLSGQDLSASYETQQVLFGARYRF; encoded by the coding sequence ATGAAACGACTTGTGGGGTGGATGGCAGGGCTGGTATTGGGATTTGGTGTGGCGACTGCCTGGGCGGGCAGTCCGTATGCTTCGGCCAAATTCGGCGGTACTGGAAAATTCGACAACACGTTGGGCGGGGCCACGCTCCAGTTCAATACCGGAATCAGTTTTCTGACAGCGGTCGGGTATGAATTTGAAAAACCCTATCGGCTGGAAATCGAGATGGGCTACAACCACAATACGTACGACGGCCTCAACAGCGCCGCCACCGTTTCCTCGTCCGGAAGTTTCGGCGCCTTCACCACCATGGTCAACGCGTATTACGACATCCCCCTCAAAATCCAGGACCTCGAATTGCCGGTGACTCCATACGTCGGCGCCGGCGTGGGTCTCGCCGTGGTGCGGGTGGAAACCAACGATCCCAACTTCGTCGGACCCAATCCCGATTCCGATACCGATCTCGTGCCTGGCTGGCAGGCGATGCTGGGCTTCCAAAAGGACGTCGGCCCGCGCTGGACGATCACCGGCGAGTTCCGCCTGCAATATTTGCAGGACCCCAACCTGACCTTGAGCGGCCAGGACCTCAGTGCCTCCTACGAAACCCAACAGGTTCTGTTCGGAGCGCGTTACCGGTTTTAA
- a CDS encoding MlaC/ttg2D family ABC transporter substrate-binding protein yields the protein MKKFVIPRSISWKVKLSLVLVLVWTFPHFAFSSIREHDKPVHVSPASLNTSKEVSAIAVTGFAFSQPARVLKETINRVLEVVAQDTLREDARQRRLVLRRVIQDRLNFERMAQSTLQEHWRHRTFYEKHRFVALLQKLLEQSFLQFVENYREGTLHYLEESVQGKFALVKTRVITPSDNASIDYRMVLENGEWRVYDFYVNGVSIVRNYRAQFQKVIERDSFRHLLERLEDQTA from the coding sequence ATGAAAAAATTTGTGATTCCGCGGTCCATTTCATGGAAAGTCAAATTGAGTCTGGTCCTGGTTCTCGTCTGGACGTTTCCGCATTTCGCGTTTTCCAGCATTCGTGAGCATGACAAACCGGTGCACGTGTCGCCGGCGTCGTTGAATACATCGAAAGAAGTTTCTGCCATCGCGGTCACCGGTTTTGCATTTTCACAACCCGCCCGGGTTTTGAAGGAAACCATCAACCGCGTGTTGGAAGTGGTGGCGCAGGACACGTTACGGGAAGACGCTCGGCAGCGCCGCCTGGTCTTGCGCCGAGTCATTCAGGATCGTTTGAATTTTGAACGCATGGCGCAGTCCACCCTGCAGGAACACTGGCGGCATCGCACATTTTATGAGAAGCATCGCTTTGTGGCATTGCTGCAGAAACTGCTGGAACAATCCTTCCTGCAGTTCGTGGAGAATTACCGGGAAGGCACTCTGCATTATCTGGAAGAAAGCGTGCAAGGCAAGTTTGCTCTGGTGAAGACGCGGGTGATCACGCCCAGCGACAACGCCTCCATCGATTACCGCATGGTGCTGGAAAACGGGGAATGGCGCGTGTACGATTTTTACGTCAATGGCGTCAGCATCGTTCGCAACTACCGGGCTCAGTTCCAGAAAGTGATCGAACGCGATTCCTTCCGGCATCTTTTAGAACGCCTCGAAGACCAGACAGCGTGA
- a CDS encoding transglutaminase-like domain-containing protein, translating to MKKSPADNDPNATTDSERAEISSLIRLMDDRDAFVRERVQDRLVELGAEALPFLETARSEENVTLRAEIAEVMRRIEPRLIAVEFQALAEVPEGEDVDLEQGVCLIMRYGHPEADPAHVEEMLDRLASELASRIRTKDEGAERVRKLTEFLFQEKGYHGNKSDYFSPENSYFDTVLTGQTGIPITLSVLCILVGQRLDLPVAGVGLPGHFVVRCETTKEPIFFDPFNDGRVITAKDCEEMVKGFGIQFESSFLLPVTSREILIRMLHNLIMIFNRTNDTEKAEQLTEYSRILMQRK from the coding sequence ATGAAAAAATCACCGGCGGACAACGACCCCAACGCGACGACCGATAGCGAACGCGCGGAAATCTCTTCATTAATACGATTGATGGACGACCGGGATGCCTTTGTCCGCGAACGGGTGCAGGACCGGCTGGTGGAACTGGGCGCGGAGGCGCTACCGTTTCTGGAAACAGCGCGGAGTGAGGAGAATGTCACGCTGCGGGCGGAGATCGCCGAGGTGATGCGGCGCATTGAGCCGCGATTGATCGCCGTGGAGTTTCAGGCGTTGGCAGAGGTGCCCGAAGGAGAAGACGTCGATCTGGAGCAGGGCGTGTGTTTGATCATGCGCTACGGGCATCCGGAAGCGGACCCCGCGCACGTGGAAGAAATGCTGGATCGCCTGGCGTCTGAATTGGCCTCGCGCATCCGGACGAAAGACGAGGGCGCGGAGCGGGTGCGCAAACTCACGGAATTTTTGTTTCAGGAGAAAGGATATCACGGCAACAAATCGGATTACTTCAGCCCGGAGAACAGTTATTTCGACACCGTGCTGACCGGGCAGACGGGCATTCCCATCACGCTTTCGGTATTGTGCATTCTGGTCGGTCAACGGCTGGACTTACCGGTTGCGGGCGTGGGCTTGCCGGGGCACTTTGTGGTGCGGTGTGAAACCACGAAGGAACCGATCTTTTTCGATCCATTCAATGACGGTCGCGTGATCACGGCCAAGGACTGTGAAGAAATGGTGAAGGGATTCGGCATCCAGTTCGAAAGCAGCTTCCTGCTGCCGGTGACCAGCCGCGAAATCCTCATTCGCATGCTGCACAACCTGATCATGATATTCAACCGCACCAACGACACAGAAAAAGCCGAACAACTCACCGAGTACAGCCGCATCCTCATGCAACGCAAATAG
- a CDS encoding peroxiredoxin, whose protein sequence is MAIRLGDTAPDFSAETTEGKVNFHEWLGDSWGIFFSHPKDYTPVCTTELGRVANLKKEFEKRNVKVIALSVDPLDSHKGWIKDINETQNCSMNYPIVADPERKVAQMYDMIHPNALDNMTVRSVFIIGPDKKVKLTLTYPASTGRNFDELLRVIDSLQLTANYSVATPADWKNGEDCVVVPAIKTEDIPAKFPKGFKEVKPYLRMTPQPNL, encoded by the coding sequence ATGGCTATTCGACTGGGAGACACAGCGCCGGATTTTTCGGCGGAGACCACGGAAGGCAAAGTCAATTTTCATGAGTGGCTGGGGGACAGCTGGGGCATCTTTTTTTCGCATCCCAAGGACTACACCCCGGTGTGCACGACCGAGCTGGGACGGGTGGCCAATCTGAAAAAGGAATTCGAAAAACGCAACGTCAAGGTGATCGCGCTCAGCGTCGATCCGCTGGACAGTCACAAGGGTTGGATCAAGGACATCAACGAGACGCAGAACTGCTCGATGAACTATCCGATCGTTGCCGATCCGGAACGCAAGGTGGCGCAGATGTACGACATGATCCATCCGAACGCGCTGGACAACATGACGGTGCGTTCGGTGTTCATCATCGGTCCGGACAAGAAGGTGAAGCTGACGCTCACCTACCCGGCTTCGACGGGGCGCAACTTCGACGAGCTGTTGCGCGTGATCGACTCTCTGCAATTGACGGCCAACTACAGCGTGGCCACGCCTGCCGACTGGAAAAACGGTGAGGACTGCGTGGTGGTTCCGGCCATCAAAACGGAAGACATTCCGGCGAAGTTCCCGAAGGGCTTCAAGGAGGTCAAACCGTACCTGCGGATGACGCCGCAACCCAATCTGTAA
- a CDS encoding DUF3095 domain-containing protein, translated as MKFAGLCPGRRIPFCTAEVGPYTNSMNSDHFYRDLSALGQFETLAHLENFHEVPGDWYIAFTDVVGSTKAIERGEYKAVNNVGASSIMAVLNAVKPFQVPYVFGGDGSTVCFPASCLEAVQKALCAARIMAHESFDLELRVGAIPVRVIHAASSARVRVAKVRVSPYYDQALFSGGGLTHAETILKDEKAGAPYRLDPQTVGVSGDFNGLECRWDVVPSPHEETVTVLVSALSDTPEAHGRIYKEVLEKIQEIYGETADHHPLREYLMRLTRSNRALRNEFRIRTWGKSLYERVWYWFDLWIQQLIGYFVVERDVRFAGIEWGNYKPDFVANSDFRKFDDLLRYVLSGSVEQRKELKRYLESRREKFELVYGLHPAPGALVTCMIFNYNHEHIHFVDGAEGGYAMAAKKMKAQLKRLAQSPAFPQTPEHWGRVTPPHRLPTRNGLRARRHPSYLTQE; from the coding sequence TTGAAATTCGCCGGGTTGTGCCCGGGCCGCCGGATTCCATTCTGTACTGCGGAGGTGGGTCCTTATACTAATTCAATGAACTCCGACCACTTTTACCGCGATCTTTCCGCCCTGGGTCAATTCGAAACCCTGGCTCATCTGGAAAATTTTCACGAGGTTCCGGGCGACTGGTACATTGCGTTCACTGACGTCGTCGGCTCCACGAAAGCAATCGAACGAGGCGAATACAAGGCTGTGAACAACGTTGGGGCATCGTCGATCATGGCGGTGCTCAATGCGGTGAAACCGTTTCAGGTACCTTATGTGTTTGGCGGTGACGGTTCCACGGTGTGCTTCCCGGCAAGTTGTCTCGAAGCGGTGCAGAAAGCGTTGTGTGCGGCGCGCATCATGGCGCACGAGTCTTTCGATCTCGAGTTGCGCGTCGGCGCCATTCCCGTTCGCGTCATTCACGCGGCTTCTTCGGCAAGGGTGCGGGTCGCGAAAGTCAGAGTTTCTCCTTATTATGACCAGGCCCTGTTCAGCGGCGGTGGATTGACACATGCTGAAACCATTCTGAAAGATGAAAAGGCAGGTGCGCCTTATCGGTTGGACCCGCAAACGGTGGGTGTGTCCGGTGATTTTAATGGGCTCGAATGCCGTTGGGATGTGGTGCCCAGCCCGCATGAAGAAACGGTGACGGTGCTGGTCTCGGCCTTGAGCGACACGCCCGAAGCGCATGGGCGTATTTATAAAGAAGTGCTGGAAAAAATCCAGGAGATTTACGGAGAAACCGCTGACCATCACCCGCTTCGTGAATACCTGATGCGCCTGACCCGGTCCAACCGGGCATTGCGGAATGAATTCCGAATCCGCACCTGGGGCAAGTCTCTGTATGAGCGGGTGTGGTACTGGTTCGACCTGTGGATTCAGCAACTCATCGGTTACTTCGTGGTGGAACGGGACGTTCGGTTTGCAGGTATAGAATGGGGAAACTACAAACCAGATTTCGTCGCCAACAGCGACTTCCGCAAGTTCGACGACCTGTTGCGTTATGTTTTGTCCGGCAGTGTGGAGCAGAGAAAAGAATTGAAGCGGTATTTGGAATCACGGCGCGAGAAATTTGAGCTTGTTTACGGCCTGCACCCCGCTCCGGGAGCGCTTGTGACCTGCATGATTTTCAACTACAACCATGAGCACATTCATTTCGTCGATGGAGCTGAAGGAGGCTATGCTATGGCGGCGAAAAAGATGAAAGCGCAATTGAAACGGTTGGCCCAATCTCCTGCATTTCCCCAGACACCCGAGCACTGGGGTCGGGTGACCCCACCTCATCGATTGCCTACCCGCAATGGATTGCGGGCCCGGCGACACCCTTCTTATCTCACCCAAGAATAG
- a CDS encoding efflux RND transporter periplasmic adaptor subunit, with translation MVPKNEQDEAATEKILAELEVLRAEEGYKIAGLELERTKEVRDLRSIASPITGVVVDRFKSPGEFVEEQPVMKLAQIDPLHVEVIAPISYLGKIRAGMKATVFPEEPVGGRYKAEVKIVDSVVDAASGTFGIRLELPNPKHKVVAGLKCGIEFPIK, from the coding sequence ATGGTGCCGAAAAATGAGCAGGACGAAGCGGCGACCGAAAAAATCCTGGCGGAGTTGGAAGTCCTGCGCGCGGAAGAAGGGTATAAGATTGCCGGATTGGAACTGGAGCGGACGAAAGAAGTTCGGGATTTGCGCAGCATCGCCAGCCCGATCACCGGAGTGGTGGTGGATCGGTTCAAGTCGCCCGGTGAGTTTGTGGAGGAACAGCCGGTGATGAAGCTGGCACAGATCGACCCGTTGCATGTGGAAGTGATCGCGCCCATCTCCTACCTGGGCAAGATCAGGGCCGGTATGAAGGCCACGGTGTTTCCCGAAGAGCCGGTGGGGGGCCGTTACAAGGCGGAAGTGAAGATCGTCGATTCCGTGGTCGATGCCGCCAGCGGCACCTTCGGCATCCGTTTGGAGTTGCCCAATCCCAAGCATAAAGTCGTCGCCGGTCTCAAGTGCGGCATTGAGTTTCCCATCAAATAA
- a CDS encoding LEPR-XLL domain-containing protein, producing MPSALGTRERERPVFETLEPRILLSADLTYGMSPGDPTDLLLRLNAGNYELFDQATNTVVSSELADSNTINITGTTGADFLELDLGTLGSGKTINFSGDGDDTLRSTKNSDQTLTNTSLNAGGQTFTLSGFQKAELTGGNSANTLDASAFTGDVTLSGLGGVDRLIGGTGNDTLIGGLGMTPISLSTAGVRIPSRRSRTRAPTVSTSPPPPRLLKSMNCTKKHGAEK from the coding sequence ATGCCGTCCGCCCTGGGCACGCGTGAACGCGAACGCCCGGTTTTTGAAACGCTCGAACCCCGCATCCTGCTTTCCGCCGACCTCACTTACGGGATGAGTCCCGGCGACCCCACGGACCTTCTCCTCCGGCTCAATGCAGGCAACTACGAACTGTTCGACCAGGCCACCAACACGGTGGTGTCATCGGAACTTGCGGATTCGAACACCATCAACATCACCGGCACAACGGGCGCGGATTTTCTTGAACTCGATCTGGGCACGCTGGGTAGCGGCAAGACCATTAATTTCAGTGGAGACGGTGACGACACGCTGAGGTCCACCAAGAATTCCGACCAGACCCTCACCAACACCAGCCTCAATGCAGGTGGACAAACGTTCACCCTGTCCGGTTTTCAAAAAGCCGAGTTGACCGGCGGCAACAGCGCCAACACGCTCGACGCGTCCGCCTTCACCGGCGACGTCACGCTGAGTGGTTTGGGCGGGGTCGACCGCCTGATCGGCGGCACCGGCAACGACACCCTCATCGGCGGCCTCGGAATGACACCTATCAGTTTATCGACGGCTGGGGTGCGGATACCGTCCAGGAGATCGCGGACGAGGGCACCGACCGTCTCGACTTCGCCACCACCACCGCGACTCTTAAAGTCAATGAACTGTACAAAAAAACATGGTGCCGAAAAATGA
- a CDS encoding DUF3467 domain-containing protein → MKLNWDDSKMQTTYTNVVNASSTREEVSIFFGTNQTWNVPQDNEVTIQLSDRMVLNPFAAKRLLVLLNKIISEYEERFGRLPLDGETK, encoded by the coding sequence TTGAAACTGAACTGGGACGACTCCAAGATGCAGACCACTTATACCAACGTGGTCAATGCATCCAGCACGCGCGAAGAGGTGTCCATTTTTTTCGGGACCAACCAGACCTGGAACGTGCCGCAGGACAATGAGGTGACGATTCAGCTCTCCGACCGCATGGTGCTCAATCCGTTTGCCGCCAAGCGTCTGCTGGTGCTGTTGAATAAAATCATTTCCGAATACGAAGAACGGTTTGGCCGTCTGCCGTTGGATGGTGAAACCAAGTGA